In Cryptomeria japonica chromosome 10, Sugi_1.0, whole genome shotgun sequence, a genomic segment contains:
- the LOC131076945 gene encoding cytochrome P450 734A1-like produces the protein MEWVFWGLAAVCAGLVLFLLKIARAIWWKPLQVKRAFEAQGIKGPPYRLFYGNSADISTMIDEQRAKPMPLSHDILPRVLPHYHQWTKTYGQDFIFWFGPHARLVVPHPELIKEILSTKFGNYPRFADDPLSKQLFGQGLAGLTGEKWTRHRKIINPAFHMDLLKGMIPTIVKSCASMLEVWSKLITSGSPEIDVQKEFRDLTSHVIARTAFGSSFAEGKHIFDLQGKQMILALESFRTVYIPGFRFLPTTKNRQRWNVEKEIRRSLRQVIDAREKTDGMKKTGRYGVDLLGFMMSQSKDQMGVNGRSNGGLSTEEIIDECKTFYFAGHETTSLLLTWSIILLGIHQDWQEKGRREALQVCGKNNYPDADNLSRLKIVGMIINEALRLYPPAVFLSRHASEQTKLGKLSIPAGTQFMLPILEIHHDPSLWGSDAKDFNPGRFSEGIAKAAKHPMAFMPFGAGPTICVGQNLALLQAKLVLAMILQKFSFVTSPSYTHAPSLFITLKPEYGAQVIFRMD, from the exons ATGGAGTGGGTATTTTGGGGTTTGGCGGCTGTTTGTGCTGGTTTAGTTTTGTTTTTGCTCAAGATTGCAAGAGCAATATGGTGGAAGCCTCTGCAAGTGAAAAGGGCATTTGAAGCCCAGGGAATCAAGGGTCCTCCATACAGGCTATTCTATGGAAATTCTGCAGATATATCAACAATGATCGATGAGCAGAGAGCCAAACCCATGCCACTCTCACATGACATACTCCCTCGAGTTCTTCCCCATTATCATCAGTGGACCAAAACCTATG GTCAGGATTTTATTTTCTGGTTTGGGCCTCATGCCAGGTTGGTTGTTCCCCACCCTGAGCTTATTAAGGAGATATTGTCCACTAAATTCGGCAACTATCCTAGGTTTGCCGATGATCCGCTTTCAAAACAACTGTTTGGACAGGGACTTGCAGGGTTGACAGGTGAGAAATGGACACGGCACAGGAAAATCATAAATCCTGCTTTCCATATGGATCTCTTGAAG GGGATGATTCCAACAATTGTGAAAAGTTGTGCCAGTATGTTGGAGGTGTGGAGTAAATTGATAACGTCAGGTTCTCCGGAAATTGATGTGCAAAAGGAGTTTCGTGATCTCACGTCCCATGTTATTGCACGCACAGCATTTGGTAGCAGTTTTGCAGAAGGAAAGCACATCTTTGATTTGCAGGGCAAACAGATGATTCTTGCATTGGAATCATTTCGCACTGTTTATATTCCAGGTTTCAG GTTTCTACCTACTACAAAGAATAGGCAACGTTGGAATGTAGAGAAGGAAATAAGAAGATCCTTAAGACAAGTTATAGATGCCAGGGAAAAGACCGATGGAATGAAAAAAACAGGTAGATATGGTGTCGATCTGCTTGGTTTTATGATGTCTCAGAGCAAGGACCAGATGGGAGTCAATGGGAGAAGTAATGGAGGCCTGAGTACAGAGGAAATCATTGATGAATGTAAGACTTTCTACTTTGCTGGTCATGAAACGACATCACTACTGTTGACATGGAGTATAATATTGTTGGGCATACATCAAGATTGGCAAGAGAAAGGTCGCAGAGAAGCACTGCAAGTATGCGGAAAAAACAATTATCCAGATGCAGACAACTTAAGTCGCCTCAAAATT GTTGGAATGATTATAAATGAGGCCTTGAGACTTTATCCACCTGCAGTATTTCTATCGCGACATGCATCTGAGCAAACAAAACTTGGAAAGCTATCAATTCCTGCAGGCACCCAATTTATGCTTCCGATCCTTGAAATCCACCATGATCCTTCTTTGTGGGGAAGTGATGCCAAAGATTTCAACCCAGGGCGATTTAGTGAAGGAATTGCAAAGGCTGCAAAGCATCCAATGGCATTCATGCCCTTTGGAGCAGGTCCAACTATATGTGTGGGTCAGAATTTGGCCTTGTTACAAGCAAAATTGGTGTTGGCCATGATTCTGCAAAAGTtttcttttgtgacttcaccatcttATACTCACGCTCCTTCGCTTTTCATTACTCTGAAACCTGAATATGGAGCCCAGGTTATCTTTCGCATGGACTAA